One genomic window of Manihot esculenta cultivar AM560-2 chromosome 16, M.esculenta_v8, whole genome shotgun sequence includes the following:
- the LOC110603790 gene encoding trihelix transcription factor ASIL2 — translation MDDIEDDAGFPPKAHSFNRSRKLPAYSLYDQDYVVDDDDDDEFDEDQDSDDSYSSRRYSHNLDKQNNDFDRYPKRQKLKSSVSNYELVPRSGRLLSYEEGNFSPDWSEHEKFVLLEVWGDRFLQLGRNSLRSEDWVEVAEKVSESSKIKRTETQCKLMMDALKRKYKKEKAKGVNNSKWAYFRKMDMLMNQELGGGSGFSLACGVDSGEFVFMDTHVYLDRANGNDEMRDSPCESENEEEEEEGAGNGGSDGVKGLKVLADSVQKFGEIYEKIESSKREQMMELERMRVEFQRELELQKKQILERAQAEIAKIREGDDDVDEEEDTDDEDDSGEDVSE, via the coding sequence ATGGATGATATTGAAGACGACGCAGGGTTTCCACCAAAAGCCCATTCTTTCAATCGCTCAAGAAAATTGCCTGCATATTCTCTCTATGATCAAGATTACGTCGTCGACGATGATGACGACGACGAATTTGATGAAGATCAAGATTCCGACGACAGCTATAGCTCTAGAAGGTATTCTCACAATCTCGATAAACAAAATAATGATTTCGATAGATACCCAAAGAGGCAAAAGCTCAAAAGCTCCGTTTCCAATTACGAATTGGTTCCACGAAGTGGGAGATTGTTGTCGTACGAGGAAGGCAATTTCTCTCCGGATTGGAGTGAGCACGAGAAATTCGTCCTTTTGGAGGTTTGGGGAGATAGGTTCTTGCAATTGGGCAGGAATAGCCTAAGATCCGAGGACTGGGTCGAGGTAGCAGAGAAAGTGTCGGAGTCATCAAAAATCAAGAGAACAGAAACTCAGTGTAAACTAATGATGGATGCTTtgaagagaaaatataaaaaagagaaGGCAAAAGGTGTCAATAATAGCAAATGGGCGTACTTTAGAAAAATGGATATGCTAATGAACCAAGAACTTGGAGGTGGTAGTGGGTTTAGTTTAGCTTGTGGTGTTGATTCAGGAGAATTTGTTTTTATGGACACGCATGTGTATTTAGACCGTGCAAATGGGAATGATGAGATGCGAGATAGTCCATGTGAATCAGAGaatgaagaggaagaagaggaggGGGCAGGGAATGGCGGAAGTGATGGGGTGAAGGGGTTGAAAGTGTTGGCAGATTCAGTGCAGAAGTTTGGGGAGATATATGAGAAGATAGAGAGTAGTAAGAGGGAACAGATGATGGAATTGGAGAGGATGAGAGTGGAATTTCAGAGAGAGTTGGAGTTGCAGAAGAAGCAAATTTTAGAGAGGGCGCAAGCAGAGATTGCGAAAATAAGGGAAGGAGATGATGATGTAGATGAGGAAGAGGATACTGATGATGAAGATGATTCTGGAGAGGATGTCAGTGAATAA